The nucleotide sequence AGCTTTGTGATGTTAACAATCCCGGGGATGAGATGGAGGCCTTTAATTTAGAGAGTAAGACCTTTGAGATCACCGGTGGTGATCCTACCATTGTTATCACCTATCATGAGACGCAAGGGGATGCCGATGCGGGTATTAATGCGCTCAATAGTCCTTATGTGAATACGGTTCCTCAGCCTCAGACGATCTATATACGTGCTGTTGGTGGGGGTACGGGTTGTGTGGTGAGTCAGGGCTTTACTCTGGATCTGGTTGTGAATCCTTTGCCTTCTCCTGTCACGCCGACTCCTTTGGAGGTTTGTGATGTGAACAATGATGGATTTGCGATGTTCGATCTCACGAGTAAGGATGCTGAGATCATTGCGGGTGAGCCGGGTGTTATTTTAAGTTATCATGAGACACTTTCGGATGCGAATTTGGGTATTTTTCCTTTGAGTAGTCCGTATCAGAATATAGTTGCAGGTATGCAGACGGTGTATGCGCGTGCGGAGTATGGTGTGTCTAATCCCCCTCCCAACAATACGGGCTGTTTTAGGGTTGTTGAGTTGGATCTTATTGTGTTGCCTACCCCTGTTGTTCCGTTGAATTTGGATCCGCTTATCCTCTGTGATGTGGATGGCAATGGCAGTGAGGTTTTTGATCTCACCCAGCGTGCGGCAGATATTTACGGCACTCAGGATCCCTCCCTGTATAGTCTTACCTACCATGAGAGTTTGGCAGCTGCTCAGGCGGGTACTCCCTTTATAGGCAGTCCCCAGTCCTATACGAATTTGAGCAATCCACAGACGATCTATGTTCGTTTAGAGGATAATTCCTCGGGATGTTTTAAGATCGGTCAGTTTGAGTTGCAGACCCCTTCGGGTCCTGCGGTGACTCAGCCTACGCCTTTGAGTGTTTGTGATGATGTTGGTGAGCCCTGGGATGGTATTTCGGTATTTGATCTTACGGTAAAGAACGATGAGATCACCGGTGGTGCTTTGGGTGTTGGGGTGCGATACTATGAGACGTTGGCCGATGCTCAGAATGATGAGAATGTTATCGATCCCGATACGGCCTATACGAATTTGACCAATCCACAGACCTTGTATGTTCGTGTGAGTGATGGTAATACGGGATGTGTCAATACCACTACGACCTTAACGCTTCGCGTGAGTGCCAATCCGGACCCCGAGGCTCCCGATGCCTTATCGCTTTGTGATGTGAATGACCCGGGTGATGGGGTAGAGGTGTTCGATCTAACGGTTGTTGAGGCACAGATCTTAGATGGTGAGACCTGGGATGTTAGTTATCATGAGAGTTATGATGATGCCTTTGCGGGGGTCAATGCTATTGTTGATCCTACCCTGTACAGCAATTTAAGCAATCCACAGACGATCTACATTCGTGTGACCAACAATACGATCCCTGAGGCTTGTTTTGAGATCGTTACCTTGGAGCTTATTGTAAATCCGCTTCCTGATGCGAGTGTTGTTATAAGTGATTATATCATTTGTGAGGTTCCTTCCAATGGTATGGCCTTGTTTGATCTAAGCAGTAAGATCCCTGAGATCTTAGGGGGTCAGGATCCTTCAGTTTTTGTGGTTAGTTTCTATGAGAGTCAGGTTGAGGCCCAGGGGATGCTCAATCCGATACAAAATACTACGGCCTATCCCAATAGTACGAATCCACAGACGATCTATGTTGGGATCTTAAACAGTCAGACGGGTTGTTATGTTGCTACCCAGAGTTTTGACATAGAGGAGCGTGAGGGTGCTGTTGCCAATACTCCTGCTGCACCGTATGAGATATGTGATAATCTGGGAGATAACGATGGCATCGGGGAGTTTACCTTAGATGGCAGCACTGTGGAATCTCAGGCGCTTATCGATGAGATCCTGGCGGGTCAGGATCCTTCGGTGTACTTGCTTAGTTTCTATGAGAGTCTCTCCAATGCTCAGACGGCCACAGATCCTTTGGCTGGCACCTATGTGAATGTTATCAATCCCCAGGTGATCTATGCCCGTGTTGACAATAGTGATACGGAGTGTTTTGAGATCACTCAGGTGATCTTAAAGGTGGAGCAGCTTCCCGAGCTTACCCTGGAGGAGAGTTATCGTTTGTGTGTGGATGCCAATGGGAATCCTATTCCAGAGGAAGAGGGTGCTTTGTCACCTCCTGTGATCGATACGGGACTTGATGCTTCGCTCTACAGTTTTGAGTGGTATTTCAACGGTGAGATCATCTTGGGTCAGAGTGATCCGTTTATCACGGCCCTAGAAGGGGGTACCTATAGTGTGATAGTGACCGAGTTGGATAGTGGATGTAGTACAGAGGGTGTTACCACGGTGGTGCTTTCTTCGCCTCCTTTGGAATATGAGGTATTGGTCTCTGAGGCATTTTCATCGAGTCATACCATCACGGTGAATGTGACCCAAGGCTTGGGTGAATGGGTGTATCAATTGGATGATGGTGTCTTTCAGGTGGAGAATGTCTTTGATGGGGTATTACCGGGGACACATCTGGTGACCATCAAGGATGCCAATGGGTGTGGTAGTGTAACCGTTGAAGTTGGGATCGTTGATTATCCAAGGTTTGTCACACCCAATCAGGATGGCTATCACGATACGTGGAACATCATTGGTATTGCCGATAGTGACCCTACGGCAAAAATTTATATATTTGACAGGTTTGGAAAATTGTTAAAGCAGATCAGTCCCCTTGGCGAGGGCTGGGATGGTACCTATAACGGGAATCCATTACCGTCGAGTGATTACTGGTTCCTGGTGGAATACAAAGAAGACGACACCACCAAAGAGTTCAGAGGTCATTTTACCTTAAAGAGATAATCTAAACAATACAAGTATATTAAACAAAATACCCTGTGATCCAATCACAGGGTATTTTGTTTAATGCAGGAAAATATTACAGGTTAAAACCCAGGGTAAATACGATATTACTAAAGGTACTATCAATAGCTGCACTATCGGTTAATCCAACATCATAGAGTTGTTGATTCCTACTTTGTTCGGCTCGTGAATAAGAGACATCAAAATTATAGTTCCCAAAATTATAACCAAAACCCAATGAAAAACCGGTAGTGTCCCCAATAACAGTTTCATTCTTATACGGACTTTCCTGATAGTTAAATCCACCTCTCAAACTCAATTGGTTTATTCTGTACTCACCTCCAACTCTATACGTAGAGGAAGCCTTCAGCGAATTATCAATGGTAATATTCAGTGGAGCGAATTCGGAAGAGCGATTAGAAGAAAAGCGTGTTTCAGCAAAATTCTTGTAGGAATAGTCAAAACTTATAAGCCCTTGCTTTCCGAAGATATAAGCAGCACTTGCAGTTAACTTTCCCGGGGTTCGCAGATTGTAATTTTCAAAAATGTTTAAAACCCTCGGATCAACGATCTCTGTAGTAGTATTTCCATCTTCGGTTCTGGTTGCTTCAATGTATTGGGTGGTTTCTTCAGAGATTTCGTACCAGGTGGGGGTGTCATAGGTAAACCCCAATCTAAACTCATCTGAAATTTTCCCAATTGCACCAATTTGCGCCGAGAATCCATAGCCCAGTACCGATAGGTTGTTTTCAAAGCCTACTTCGTTTACAAGACTCCCGTTGTTATTATTCGTTTCATATAGAAATGTGCGTTGAACATAATCAATTGAATGCGAGTTCAGGTTTATTCCGAAGAAATAATCATCGCCATATTGTGTAGCAACATTTAAGGTGTATTTTCCGGTGTAACCGTTAGTGGCATACAAATATTCCTGATTAAAATTACCCGGAGCTATATTGGAAATATATTGCGTGTTCATAGGATCTTCAAAATCTACAGGATCAATAATAAAGCTTTGAAAGCCTAAGAATGCATTTTGTGCAGCTACACCCTGAGTTTGTCCTAAAAATGCGTATAGATCGGCAATGCTTTCTCCACTCTGTAGTTGTAAGAGTTCTAATGGTATTCCCTGTGCCTGCGCCAGAAAGTATTCGGCTATAGAAGTATTTCCGTTCCCTTGAATAAACAAATGATCATCGTAATTATTTGTTAAGTTGTAATTCACCCCTATAGTAAATTTTCTCCAGGATGATTCGGTGTCCGGATTATTAAAGAC is from Constantimarinum furrinae and encodes:
- a CDS encoding OmpP1/FadL family transporter — translated: MKRILFLIIAACVMTNSNAQGISDGLRYGMDETTGTARFNALSGAFGALGGDLSAMAINPAGSAVFLNNHAAISITILDKESDSRYFNTLTRSIDTDVNLGQAGGVFVFNNPDTESSWRKFTIGVNYNLTNNYDDHLFIQGNGNTSIAEYFLAQAQGIPLELLQLQSGESIADLYAFLGQTQGVAAQNAFLGFQSFIIDPVDFEDPMNTQYISNIAPGNFNQEYLYATNGYTGKYTLNVATQYGDDYFFGINLNSHSIDYVQRTFLYETNNNNGSLVNEVGFENNLSVLGYGFSAQIGAIGKISDEFRLGFTYDTPTWYEISEETTQYIEATRTEDGNTTTEIVDPRVLNIFENYNLRTPGKLTASAAYIFGKQGLISFDYSYKNFAETRFSSNRSSEFAPLNITIDNSLKASSTYRVGGEYRINQLSLRGGFNYQESPYKNETVIGDTTGFSLGFGYNFGNYNFDVSYSRAEQSRNQQLYDVGLTDSAAIDSTFSNIVFTLGFNL